The segment GATGGTCTTGATACCATCTTGTGTGCAGGGTACCTTGACCACGATGTTCTTGTGTAGGGCAGCTAACTCGCGTGCCTCGGGGAGCATCTGCTCGTAGGTGGTGCTCAGGACCTCGGCACTGACGTCGCCATCTACGATATTGCAGATCTTGAGGTAGTGCTCACGGCAGGCAGCATCGCCAGCGATGCCTTCCTTAGCCATGAGAGAGGGGTTGGTTGTGACGCCATCGAGGACACCGAGCGCTTCGGCTGTGCGGATATCTTCGAGATTGGCTGTATCGATAAAAAACTTCATAAAGGGGTATATGTTGAGAGATAAATTCTATTCGTGCGAACCCTCAGAGTATTTCTCAGGATTCATAAACCAGTCGGCATACATACCGTAGTCGTGTGCCGTGCGCTTATTGAGCGACTGGCTCTGCTCAGGAGGTACGTCTTTGATATACTTAGCGGGAGTACCAGCGTACATCGTATAGGGTGGGATGATCGTATTGGCTAGGACGACCGCCCCAGCAGCTACGATAGCGCCTTCACCAACCACCGCGTTGTCCATGACGACAGCACCCATGCCGATGAGCGCGTAGGCACCCACCTTGGCACCGTGCAGGATCACATTGTGACCTAGTGAAGCGTAGTCGCCCACCTCGCATACAGAGCGCCCGTGGAGCGTGTGGAGCGTGCAACCGTCCTGTATATTGACGTGATTGCCTATGTGGATGCTATTGACATCGCCACGTACGACAGCGTTGAACCATACGCTGCACCCTGCTCCCATAACCACATCACCGATGATGCGTGCACCCTCGGCTACGAAGGTGCCCTCCCCGAGCTGAGGCGTAAAGCCCCGCACGGGGATGAGGCTTCCTGCTGGATATTGGTATGCCATACGGATTAGAGGGGTAGGGTCTTGTTGCGTAGCCACTCAGCCTCCTCAGGGGTGAGTAGAGGAGAGAGCTCCTGGTAGACATGCTCCTGATAATCGTTGTACCAAGCGATCTCCTGGTCAGTCAGGAGCGACTTGTCTACGAGCGCATTGTCTAGGTAGCAGAGCGTCATGGTCTCAAAGCCATAGAAAGTACCGAACTCGGTCTGCTCCTTCTCGACCGTCAGGATCAAGTTCTCGATGCGGATACCATACTGGTCAGCACGATAGAGACCTGGCTCATTGCTGGTGAAAGTGTGCAGATGCATCGGGGTCGGATTATTGTCCGTGCGAATGTTTTGCGGGCCCTCGTGTACATTCATAAAGACACCGACACCATGTCCCGTACCGTGACCATAAGAGAGACCTCTATCCCAGAGAGCCTTGCGAGCTAGTATGTCTAGCTGGTTACCACGGGTCCCCTTGGGGAAGCGTGCCGTAGCAATCGCTATGTGTCCCTTGAGGACTAGCGTGAAGTCTGTGCGCTGCTGGTCGGTGACTGGCCCGAGAGCGATCGTGCGGGTGATGTCTGTCGTACCATCTATATATTGTCCACCGCTGTCTAGTAGGAGCATGCCCTTGGGCTCTAGCTTGTAGGCACTCTCGGGCGTGGCGGAGTAGTGCACGATAGCTCCATGGGCTTGGTAACCGCAGATG is part of the Porphyromonas asaccharolytica DSM 20707 genome and harbors:
- a CDS encoding gamma carbonic anhydrase family protein, translated to MAYQYPAGSLIPVRGFTPQLGEGTFVAEGARIIGDVVMGAGCSVWFNAVVRGDVNSIHIGNHVNIQDGCTLHTLHGRSVCEVGDYASLGHNVILHGAKVGAYALIGMGAVVMDNAVVGEGAIVAAGAVVLANTIIPPYTMYAGTPAKYIKDVPPEQSQSLNKRTAHDYGMYADWFMNPEKYSEGSHE